AGCTCGGCCTCTCGCCAAAGCCGATTGTTGAGGTCTTCAACAAGGTTGATCTCTTGACGAGCGGGATTGGATCTTCCTTTATTGGCGGTAAGACTGTGGTGCCGCGGGTGGCTGTATCCGCCATCACAGGGTATGGCCTCGATCGACTCACGCAGACAGTGCGTGAGTCGCTTGTTCCTACCGCTTCGCAGGCGAAAGAATACGACTGGGTACCCTATCCCGCCGTTCACGTGCAAGGCTGATCACTCGTTTCCTCTGGCCGGAGTCCTGTCAATGCTGAACCTTGCCAATAGCCTCACGATCCTCAGGATCTTTATGACCCCCGTCATCTCGATCCTGCTGGTTTACAAGTTCTGGAGGCTTAGCCTGGCGACCTTTCTGTTGGCAGGCGTCACCGACGCACTGGACGGGTTTATCGCTCGTTCGAGGGCCCAGCGAACAGACTTGGGGACGATCCTGGATCCCCTGGCCGACAAGCTGCTGCTCTCTGCCACCTTCGTGACGCTGGTCTATCTGCGGCAGATTCCCCAGTGGCTCTTCATTATTGTTATCAGCCGGGATCTGATATTGATTGGCGGTTTCCTCGTCGTCTACATTGCCACCGGCAAGACAACGGTCTCCGTCTCCAAGATGGGAAAGCTTACCACCGGTCTGCAGGTTGCGACCGTGTTGACAACCCTGCTGGCGCGTCTGAGCAGCGGGGTGGGATCCTTCTTGCCTGGGCTCGTCTATCTCACAGCAGCGATCACGATCTTTTCCGGACTCGACTACGTCCGCCGGGGCGCGAGGGTGCTCAGCTGGTGAAGGAGGCCGCGATGTCCCTTCCGATTGTCACGATTGTTGGTCGGCCCAATGTAGGGAAATCGACCTTATTCAACCGGCTGGTGGGGGGGCGAAGGGCGATTGTGCACGACGAGCCTGGCGTCACCAGGGATCGGCTGTACGCGACGGTCGAGTGGAAGGGCCGCACGTTCACCCTCGGTGATACGGGGGGGTTGGAGCCTGGCGCAGGAAGCGGTCTGGCGGCCCAGGTGCTCATCCAGGTCCGGCAGGCGGTTCAGGAGGCCGCCCTCGTCATCTTCGTCGTTGACGCCCGCGAGGGGCTGACACCACTGGATGAAGAGATCGCTCGGCTGCTTCGACACGATGTGAAAGCTCGCATCGTCGTGGCGCCGAATAAGGTCGATCGTCCGGCCCATGAGACGCTGGCGTCTGAATTCTTTCGGATGGGGTTCGACGAGATCTGCCCGGTCTCCGCCGAGCATGGGCTGGGCGTCGCGGAGCTGTGCGACGTGATTGTCGAGGCGCTGCCACCGGCAGAGGTTGCACCCGAGCAGAAGGCCATCCGCGTGACGGTGGTCGGTCGCCCGAATGTGGGAAAATCATCGCTGGTCAACGGGCTACTGGGGCAGGAGCGTGTCATCGTGAGTGAGCTGCCGGGCACAACGAGGGATGCGATCGATACCCCGTTCACCTACAACGATACCCCGTACATCCTGATCGACACCGCAGGACTCCGGTCGCGTAGTAAGGTCCAACAGCCATTGGAACGGTTCAGCGTAGTGCGGGCGCTCAAGGCCATTGAACGGAGCGATGTCGCCCTGATCCTGCTGGACGCGAAAGACGGGATCACTGACCAGGATGCCAAAATCGCCGCCTTCGTCCAGGACGCCGGCAGCGGTGCCATCCTGGTGGCGAATAAGTGGGACCTGATGCCGTCCGGCGGCGATGCCCGGCAACAGTTCACACTGGAGGTCCGCGAGCGATTGCGGCACCTGGACTACGCGCCCATCGCGTTCGTCTCGGCGCTGACCGGCTATCAAGTGCTTACGCTGTTACCGATGCTTCAGACCGTCTCACAAGCGCGCACCCACCGGGTGCCGACCCCCCAGCTCAATGATCTCATTGGTGAGGCGGTCCAGAAGTATCCCCCGCCCGCCCACGGCAAACGCCCCGTCCGATTTCATTACGCCACACAGGCGGCAGCGCTTCCCCCCACTTTTTTACTCTTCGTAAGCGACCCGCGCGGTGTGCGGGTCGCTTACCGGCGCTATCTGGTCAACCAACTCAGAGCCGCGTACGGCTTTGTCGGTACTCCAATCCGCTTGGTTTTAAAGGCCAAGTCCGCCTAGGGCGCCCGTGAAGTCATGCTGACCGGCTGGAATATGTAAGCGAATCAAGACCAGCGTTTAGAGATCGGCTCACCTCCTCCCGTGAACGGGCGGGAATCAACTACGCCCCAACGGAGGGAGAGCAAGAACTTTCATGGTAATAACGCCCTTGCTATGTCCGGGAAACTAACCAAACATCACGCACTGGAGACGCTATGAACAACGCGCAATCCGGAATCCTGGAATCGACCCCTCCGGTCGCCCGGTATCTCATCTTCTCGCTGACCGACCAGGACGAAGTCCGTAGGAGCCTGCGGCTCCTCGGTAACATCGCTGACGGTCGACAGACTGTTGTCGGACTCGGTCAATCGCTGGTGCTGGCGCTAGGGGCGACGGTGCCCGGTCTCCGCACGGCTCCGTGCTATACCGGCGCCGGGTGTGAAGTGCCTTCAACGCCGTTCGCGTTGTGGTGTTGGTTGAGGGGGGATGACAAGGGTGAGCTGCTGCATCGAACCAGGCGCATTCATGAGGCGCTGACGCCTGCGTTTCGCCTGGAACAGGTCATTGATGCCTTCACCTATGGTACAGGTCGGGATTTGACGGGGTATGAAGACGGCACTGAGAACCCGAAAGACGAGCGTGCGTCTGAGGTTGCGTGTGTTCGGGGACACGGCGAGAGGCTGGATGGATCGAGCTTCGTCGCCGTCCAGCATTGGGTACATGATCTCGACCGCTTCGAAGCCAAGTCGACCCAGGAGCAGGATTATACGGTGGGGCGCCGCCGGAGCGACAACGATGAGATCGAAGATGCGCCGCCGTCTGCGCACATAAAAAGAACGGCGCAGGAAAGCTTCGATCCTGCAGCGTTCGTATTGAGGCGCTCGATGCCGTGGACGGACGGCTTACGCGCAGGCTTGGTCTTTGTCGCGTTTGCCGCGTCATTCGACGCGTTCGAGGCCCTCTTGAGACGGATGGTCGGCGCGGAAGACGGGATCGTAGACGCATTGTTCACCTTCACCCGTCCGATATCAGGTGCCTTTTTCTGGTGCCCGGGCATGCATGACGGGCGATTGGATTTACGATTGCTCGGCGTGTAAACTATCCTCACAGCCGATACCTGTTACCTCTTGTTGCTGGGGGGCGGCGTAAGCGAACTGGTAGGCTTGACAGGTTCGTGAGGTTCATGTTAGCGTGCGCCTGTCAAAAGCCGGACCGTCGCGTATAATCCGGTGGCTCACAGGAGAAACTCCGGTTAGAGATGCCTATCTACAGGCGTCTTCCCTCGCGTTTTCTTCACAAATCATGCTGCGGAAACAGTGGCGGATCGAAAGAGCCGAGGGGGTCCGTTTGACAAATGAGGCGCCCGTGCGGGGTACAACGCTGGTCAGGGAGAGGTCGATAATGGAGCGGTGTGAAGGGCTGAAGCGACCGAAAGAGGGCTGCGCGATTGCCGTGAAAGACGGCCAGTTGATCGTCCCGGATGATCCGATCGTTCCATTCATCGAGGGTGACGGAACCGGGCGAGACATCTGGCG
This Candidatus Methylomirabilota bacterium DNA region includes the following protein-coding sequences:
- the pgsA gene encoding CDP-diacylglycerol--glycerol-3-phosphate 3-phosphatidyltransferase, which produces MLNLANSLTILRIFMTPVISILLVYKFWRLSLATFLLAGVTDALDGFIARSRAQRTDLGTILDPLADKLLLSATFVTLVYLRQIPQWLFIIVISRDLILIGGFLVVYIATGKTTVSVSKMGKLTTGLQVATVLTTLLARLSSGVGSFLPGLVYLTAAITIFSGLDYVRRGARVLSW
- a CDS encoding Dyp-type peroxidase, with the translated sequence MNNAQSGILESTPPVARYLIFSLTDQDEVRRSLRLLGNIADGRQTVVGLGQSLVLALGATVPGLRTAPCYTGAGCEVPSTPFALWCWLRGDDKGELLHRTRRIHEALTPAFRLEQVIDAFTYGTGRDLTGYEDGTENPKDERASEVACVRGHGERLDGSSFVAVQHWVHDLDRFEAKSTQEQDYTVGRRRSDNDEIEDAPPSAHIKRTAQESFDPAAFVLRRSMPWTDGLRAGLVFVAFAASFDAFEALLRRMVGAEDGIVDALFTFTRPISGAFFWCPGMHDGRLDLRLLGV
- the der gene encoding ribosome biogenesis GTPase Der is translated as MSLPIVTIVGRPNVGKSTLFNRLVGGRRAIVHDEPGVTRDRLYATVEWKGRTFTLGDTGGLEPGAGSGLAAQVLIQVRQAVQEAALVIFVVDAREGLTPLDEEIARLLRHDVKARIVVAPNKVDRPAHETLASEFFRMGFDEICPVSAEHGLGVAELCDVIVEALPPAEVAPEQKAIRVTVVGRPNVGKSSLVNGLLGQERVIVSELPGTTRDAIDTPFTYNDTPYILIDTAGLRSRSKVQQPLERFSVVRALKAIERSDVALILLDAKDGITDQDAKIAAFVQDAGSGAILVANKWDLMPSGGDARQQFTLEVRERLRHLDYAPIAFVSALTGYQVLTLLPMLQTVSQARTHRVPTPQLNDLIGEAVQKYPPPAHGKRPVRFHYATQAAALPPTFLLFVSDPRGVRVAYRRYLVNQLRAAYGFVGTPIRLVLKAKSA